Proteins encoded together in one Cicer arietinum cultivar CDC Frontier isolate Library 1 chromosome 4, Cicar.CDCFrontier_v2.0, whole genome shotgun sequence window:
- the LOC101503605 gene encoding uncharacterized protein yields the protein MKEFPSCFGENGVQVADSSSSTIRAPQNAVTCVYLCKLRDHSCFITVSWTKTLMGQGLSVGIDDLINHCLCKVEIKPWLFSKRKGSKNLEVQFGKVEIFWDFSFAKFGSGPEPLEGFYLAVVFNHEMVLLLGDLKNEACKKIHNKSNFVVDSHSSAVFIGKKEHIFGKMFYGTKVKFFDKGQVHDVKIECDLVGLNEPCLVIRIDSKTVMKVKRLKWKFRGNHTILVDGVPVEVFWDVHNWLFGNAIGNAVFLFQTCISTEKLWEVQSVLDSQLKDFGFSLVLYAWKNE from the coding sequence ATGAAGGAGTTTCCTTCTTGTTTTGGAGAAAATGGTGTTCAGGTTGCTGATTCGTCAAGTTCCACAATAAGAGCACCTCAAAATGCTGTTACTTGTGTTTATCTATGCAAATTAAGAGACCATTCTTGTTTTATCACAGTTTCATGGACAAAAACTCTGATGGGTCAAGGCCTAAGTGTTGGAATTGATGATTTGATCAACCATTGTCTCTGCAAAGTTGAAATAAAACCATGGTTGTTCTCAAAGAGAAAAGGGTCAAAGAATTTGGAGGTTCAATTTGGTAAAGTTGAGATCTTTTGGGACTTTAGTTTTGCTAAATTTGGTTCTGGGCCTGAACCATTAGAGGGATTTTATTTAGCAGTTGTTTTCAATCATGAAATGGTGTTGCTCTTAGGAGATCTGAAAAATGAAGCATGCAAGAAGATTCACAATAAAAGTAACTTCGTTGTTGATTCTCATTCTAGTGCTGTTTTTATTGGAAAGAAAGAACATATTTTTGGGAAGATGTTTTATGGCACAAAGGTTAAATTTTTTGACAAGGGTCAAGTTCATGATGTCAAAATTGAGTGTGATCTTGTTGGGCTTAATGAACCATGTCTTGTGATTAGAATTGATAGTAAGACAGTGATGAAAGTGAAGAGACTCAAGTGGAAATTCAGAGGGAATCACACCATTTTGGTGGATGGTGTTCCTGTTGAAGTGTTTTGGGATGTGCATAATTGGCTTTTTGGAAATGCTATTGGAAATGCTGTTTTTTTGTTCCAAACTTGCATTTCAACTGAGAAGCTGTGGGAAGTTCAATCAGTTTTGGATTCACAGTTGAAAGATTTTGGATTCTCTTTGGTTTTGTATGCTTGGAAGAATGAATAG
- the LOC101503930 gene encoding COMPASS-like H3K4 histone methylase component WDR5B — MTATAKPQEPMATSTTSSTNTQPYKPYRHFKTLTAHNRAVSCVKFSNDGTLLASASLDKTLIIWSSANLSLLHRLIGHSEGISDLAWSSDSHYICSASDDRTIRIWDVIGGDCVKTLRGHSHVVFCVNFNPQSNLIVSGSFDETVRVWEVKTGTCIHVIKAHTMPVTSVHFNRDSSLIVSSSHDGSCKIWDTNSGAILKTLIDDKLPAVSFAKFSPNGKFILVATLNDTLKLWNYAAGKFLRIFSGHVNRVYCITSTFSVTNGTYIVGGSEDRCVYLWDLKQKNLIQKLEGHTDTVISVTCHPTENKIASAGLDGDRTVRIWVQDS, encoded by the exons ATGACGGCGACGGCGAAGCCGCAAGAACCGATGGCGACGAGCACCACCAGCAGCACCAACACCCAACCATACAAACCCTACCGTCACTTCAAAACCCTAACAGCACACAACCGCGCCGTTTCCTGCGTCAAATTCTCCAACGACGGAACACTCCTCGCCTCCGCCTCCCTCGACAAAACCCTAATTATTTGGTCCTCCGCCAATTTATCTCTCCTCCACCGTCTCATCGGCCACTCCGAAGGCATCTCCGATCTGGCCTGGTCATCCGACTCTCACTACATCTGCTCCGCCTCCGACGACCGGACAATCCGTATTTGGGACGTTATTGGCGGTGACTGTGTCAAAACCCTCCGCGGTCACTCACACGTAGTTTTCTGCGTTAACTTTAATCCTCAGTCCAATTTAATTGTCTCTGGTTCGTTCGATGAGACGGTTAGAGTTTGGGAAGTGAAGACCGGTACGTGTATCCACGTCATCAAAGCTCACACTATGCCTGTTACTTCCGTTCACTTCAATCGTGATAGTTCTCTCATCGTTTCCAGTAGTCACGATGGGTCTTGTAAGATTTGGGATACAAATTCCGGTGCTATATTGAAGACTCTAATTGATGATAAGCTTCCTGCTGTTTCCTTCGCCAAATTCTCTCCCAATGGAAAATTTATACTGGTTGCTACTCTCAATGACACTCTT AAGCTATGGAACTATGCCGCTGGAAAATTTTTGAGAATATTTTCAGGCCATGTGAATAGAGTGTACTGCATAACTTCCACATTTTCTGTGACAAATGGAACATATATTGTCGGTGGTTCAGAAGATCGATGTGTTTATTTGTGGGATCTGAAGCAGAAAAATTTGATTCAGAAACTTGAAGGCCATACAGATACTGTAATATCTGTAACCTGCCATCCCACTGAGAATAAAATTGCTTCTGCCGGCCTTGACGGTGATAGAACTGTGAGGATTTGGGTGCAGGATTCTTGA